One Balnearium lithotrophicum DNA window includes the following coding sequences:
- the tpiA gene encoding triose-phosphate isomerase, whose protein sequence is MRRLLIAGNWKMNKTVPEALSLVRELKKLVSDVNDRDILVCPPFTALYPVGKELKGSNILLGAQNMFYEEKGAFTGEISPIMLKDVGASYVILGHSERRHIFGETDDLINKKVISAAKHGLTPILCVGELLEERERGETEVVVERQVREGLKGLSRESEFVIAYEPVWAIGTGKTATPEQAQEVHKFIRGLLSEIFDSEKAKRVRILYGGSVKPENAKSLLEMSDIDGALVGGASLKAESFSKIVKFDREE, encoded by the coding sequence TTGAGGAGGCTTTTAATAGCTGGAAACTGGAAGATGAACAAAACTGTTCCTGAAGCACTCTCACTCGTTAGGGAACTTAAAAAACTTGTAAGTGATGTGAACGATAGAGACATTCTTGTCTGTCCTCCATTTACAGCCCTCTATCCTGTTGGAAAGGAGCTTAAGGGTTCAAACATCCTCTTAGGTGCTCAGAATATGTTCTACGAGGAAAAGGGAGCATTTACCGGGGAAATTTCTCCAATTATGCTAAAGGATGTTGGAGCTTCCTACGTAATATTGGGGCACTCGGAGAGAAGACACATATTCGGAGAGACCGACGATTTAATCAATAAAAAGGTCATCTCTGCAGCAAAGCATGGTTTAACACCTATTCTGTGTGTTGGAGAGCTCTTAGAGGAGAGAGAGAGGGGAGAGACGGAAGTAGTCGTTGAAAGACAGGTTAGGGAAGGGCTCAAAGGATTAAGTAGGGAGAGTGAGTTTGTAATAGCCTACGAGCCGGTCTGGGCGATAGGGACGGGAAAGACGGCAACTCCGGAGCAGGCCCAGGAAGTCCACAAATTTATAAGGGGACTTCTATCGGAAATTTTTGACAGCGAAAAGGCAAAGAGAGTTAGAATTCTCTACGGTGGAAGTGTAAAACCTGAAAATGCTAAGAGTTTGCTTGAGATGTCCGACATTGATGGAGCTCTCGTTGGAGGAGCAAGCCTTAAGGCAGAGAGCTTTTCGAAAATAGTTAAGTTTGATAGGGAGGAGTAA
- the secG gene encoding preprotein translocase subunit SecG, producing MFTFLLIVHALLALLLILVVIIQPGQSEGGVAMMGGTATGSAFGAETGAVLTKTTAVLGALFLLNSLLLSVVGSKYLGQSSVVEKVKVEKRAK from the coding sequence ATGTTTACGTTTCTCTTGATAGTTCACGCACTCCTGGCCCTTCTTCTTATTCTTGTTGTCATTATCCAGCCGGGTCAGAGTGAAGGTGGAGTTGCAATGATGGGTGGAACTGCAACGGGCTCTGCATTTGGAGCTGAGACAGGAGCAGTTCTAACGAAAACAACGGCGGTTTTGGGTGCACTTTTTCTACTAAATTCACTGCTCCTTTCAGTTGTCGGTTCAAAGTACTTGGGACAGTCCTCAGTTGTAGAAAAGGTAAAGGTTGAGAAGAGGGCAAAGTGA
- a CDS encoding phospholipase D family protein, whose product MRFFLLTLIFSIFLFGCENKPVSYPSGSIETSAYFSPKGGCTREIVNLINHSHRNIDIAIYSFTSRRIAKALIDAHNRGVKVRVIIDEGNGKSRFCVGPLLQSAGIEVRYKRGSGGGLMHNKYAIYDNKIVSTGSFNWTGSAERRNDENLVVIKNNGKLIKLYRKNFEKLWKLAGLTN is encoded by the coding sequence GTGAGGTTCTTCCTCCTTACCCTTATTTTCTCCATTTTCCTTTTCGGATGTGAAAATAAACCAGTATCCTATCCCTCAGGAAGTATAGAAACCTCAGCCTACTTTTCACCTAAGGGTGGCTGCACAAGGGAGATTGTTAATTTAATAAACCACTCCCATAGGAATATAGATATTGCTATTTACTCTTTTACAAGCAGGAGAATAGCAAAAGCCTTGATTGATGCCCACAACAGGGGAGTAAAGGTTAGAGTAATAATAGACGAGGGGAACGGTAAGTCCCGATTCTGCGTAGGCCCACTCCTTCAAAGTGCAGGTATAGAGGTAAGATACAAAAGGGGAAGCGGTGGTGGGCTTATGCACAACAAGTATGCAATTTACGATAATAAAATAGTATCAACGGGAAGTTTCAACTGGACAGGAAGTGCTGAGCGAAGGAACGATGAGAATTTGGTTGTTATTAAGAATAATGGAAAATTGATTAAACTCTACAGGAAAAACTTTGAAAAACTCTGGAAGTTGGCAGGTTTAACAAATTGA
- the glnD gene encoding [protein-PII] uridylyltransferase, translated as MNLEALKEKYFEKLEKAKEFHYRKKTGFEVAEELKKALDALLKPAFKEFFGKWDIPVALFALGGYGRGELNFHSDIDVNLIYAGKLSEAHTEDIEGFYYFLLSLNRDLGFSPRSVDEALELSKSDLSIFTNILQRRFLTGEEEIEEKLGGLLSEFIRKNRKNLVNEILSARRDRYRRFYGTVYYQEPNVKESKGGLRDLHEAFWIAKVVFGIENYSGFLDRKILDRQSFREAISAYDFLLRVRNQLHLLAGRKSDILSFEMQREVATFFGFPLDRQGVELFMKNYFNSATDIAVTTKEVIKTSLEELQEEKKEFPFILSENREDFGEFFAERGTLYIKEEFKSSILKEPKLVLKGFKILQETGYSMSAETFSIFKLSAETQKNRFRGKRVLREFKGILKNQKRLSFVLEAMHDTKVLGALIPDFERLRGHFQYDTYHKFTTDIHSILTVRELEKLEEKGTNETSVQEKEKLSQILKDLEKPQTLYVAALFHDIGKGKPGKHEIVGSKLTEKYTSVMGFSEEEIEEISWLVRNHLLMSHLAFRRDITDPNLIEKFKEECKTEEKLKKLFLLTYADIKAVGPGAWDNWKSSLLWQLYNTTYNLFVENKTAEELIEEKLKRRREKVKELLKGKIKPESVERFFKNADRDYLITYSSSEISKHLLMMKEIRREGREYEFYHESFPDMGYTKLTIVTKYRRGLFNRVAGLLSYLGINIKGANINRAIEDDCDCMVYTIQVSTVADEALPCDTVERLEKKLRELYEGRLNFEEIEVVMRPKAFRRNVPIPETKVKVDNRTSEKYTIVEVSTLDRLGVLYTITKILLEEKTRLRRALITTEGNRVIDSFYITDMDYKKITDEERINSLKERIEEAIRP; from the coding sequence TTGAACCTCGAGGCTTTAAAGGAAAAGTACTTTGAAAAGTTAGAGAAGGCAAAAGAGTTCCATTACAGAAAAAAAACGGGCTTTGAAGTTGCCGAAGAACTGAAAAAAGCTTTGGATGCCCTGTTAAAGCCCGCTTTTAAAGAGTTCTTTGGAAAGTGGGATATTCCTGTAGCTCTCTTTGCCTTGGGGGGTTACGGAAGGGGAGAGCTAAACTTCCACTCAGATATAGACGTTAACTTGATTTACGCTGGAAAACTCTCTGAAGCCCACACTGAGGACATTGAGGGTTTCTACTACTTTCTACTCTCACTTAACAGGGACCTGGGGTTTTCACCAAGGAGCGTGGACGAGGCTTTGGAGCTCTCAAAGAGCGACCTCTCAATCTTCACAAATATCCTCCAGAGGAGGTTTTTAACAGGAGAAGAGGAGATAGAGGAAAAGTTAGGAGGTCTCCTTTCCGAATTTATCAGGAAAAACAGGAAAAACCTGGTCAATGAGATTTTATCTGCAAGAAGGGATAGATACAGGCGTTTTTACGGAACTGTTTACTACCAGGAACCAAATGTGAAGGAGAGTAAGGGAGGACTCAGGGACCTACATGAGGCCTTCTGGATAGCAAAGGTTGTTTTTGGTATAGAGAACTATTCAGGATTTTTAGACAGAAAGATTTTAGACAGACAGAGCTTCAGGGAGGCAATTTCAGCCTATGACTTTTTACTCAGAGTGAGGAATCAATTACACCTCTTGGCCGGGAGGAAGAGCGACATCCTCTCATTTGAGATGCAGAGGGAGGTTGCAACATTCTTCGGGTTTCCCTTAGATAGGCAGGGGGTTGAGCTATTTATGAAGAACTACTTCAACTCTGCAACAGACATAGCCGTTACAACTAAGGAGGTAATAAAGACCTCTTTGGAGGAGCTCCAGGAGGAAAAAAAGGAGTTTCCATTTATACTGAGTGAAAATCGGGAAGACTTTGGGGAGTTTTTTGCAGAGAGGGGAACCCTTTACATCAAGGAGGAGTTTAAGAGCTCCATTTTAAAGGAGCCGAAACTGGTTCTAAAGGGATTCAAGATTCTACAGGAAACAGGTTATTCAATGTCTGCAGAGACCTTTTCAATCTTTAAACTCTCTGCAGAAACCCAGAAAAACAGGTTCAGGGGAAAGAGGGTTTTAAGGGAGTTTAAAGGTATCTTAAAAAACCAGAAGAGGCTCTCCTTTGTTTTGGAGGCCATGCACGATACGAAAGTTTTGGGAGCTCTCATTCCAGACTTTGAGAGGTTGAGGGGACACTTTCAGTACGACACGTACCACAAGTTTACAACGGACATTCACTCAATTCTGACCGTTAGGGAGCTTGAAAAGTTAGAGGAAAAGGGAACAAATGAGACATCCGTTCAGGAGAAGGAGAAACTCTCGCAGATTCTAAAGGACTTGGAAAAACCTCAAACCCTCTACGTTGCAGCCCTCTTTCACGACATAGGAAAGGGAAAACCGGGAAAACACGAGATTGTAGGTTCAAAGCTAACAGAGAAGTACACATCTGTAATGGGCTTTTCAGAGGAGGAGATTGAGGAAATATCTTGGCTTGTGAGAAACCACCTCCTCATGTCCCACCTTGCGTTTAGAAGGGACATAACGGATCCTAACCTGATTGAAAAATTCAAGGAGGAGTGTAAAACTGAGGAGAAGTTGAAGAAGCTCTTTTTACTAACCTATGCAGACATTAAGGCAGTTGGGCCCGGTGCTTGGGATAATTGGAAGAGCTCCCTTCTCTGGCAGCTCTACAATACAACGTACAACTTATTTGTAGAGAATAAAACGGCAGAGGAGCTCATTGAGGAGAAGCTAAAGAGGAGAAGGGAAAAGGTTAAGGAGTTATTAAAGGGAAAAATAAAACCGGAGTCTGTTGAGAGGTTCTTTAAAAATGCAGACAGGGATTACCTAATTACTTACTCATCCTCAGAAATCTCAAAACACCTCTTAATGATGAAGGAAATCAGAAGGGAGGGAAGGGAGTACGAGTTCTACCACGAGAGCTTCCCCGATATGGGATACACGAAATTGACGATAGTTACAAAGTACAGAAGGGGGCTCTTTAACAGAGTTGCAGGGCTTCTTTCATACTTAGGTATAAACATCAAGGGAGCAAACATAAACAGGGCAATTGAGGACGACTGCGACTGTATGGTCTATACGATTCAGGTTTCAACTGTAGCTGATGAGGCTTTACCCTGCGATACGGTTGAAAGGTTGGAGAAAAAATTGAGGGAGCTCTACGAGGGAAGGTTAAACTTTGAGGAGATAGAAGTTGTTATGAGACCAAAGGCTTTTAGAAGAAACGTTCCAATTCCTGAAACGAAGGTAAAGGTTGACAATAGAACGTCTGAAAAGTACACGATAGTTGAGGTTTCAACTCTTGATAGGTTGGGCGTTCTCTACACAATAACGAAAATTCTTTTGGAGGAAAAAACGAGGCTCAGGAGAGCTCTCATAACAACGGAAGGAAACAGGGTAATAGACAGCTTCTACATAACAGACATGGATTATAAAAAAATTACCGATGAGGAGAGAATAAATTCCCTAAAGGAGAGAATAGAGGAAGCAATTAGACCCTAA
- the ggt gene encoding gamma-glutamyltransferase: MKGVVAAGDRLTAEAGAEILKAGGNAFDAAVAACFSAPITEPALTSAGGGGFLLAVSGSERPLLYDFFVDVPPKRIESPEFYPIEVDFGDTKQTFHIGAGSVAVPGFVAGLLRVHTERGKLPLREVLSVAVEYAKRGVKLSKLQASFIKLLEPIFTATPESRELYAPDGKLIDSEREFKNPDYADFLELLSEEGQWAFYEGEIADEIDRIMRERGGILRKEDLERYKVVERKPIKVNFKDYEVFTNPPPSSGGILIGFTLKLLSRVEFDEWGSVLHAGALIESMRTTQKFRKDFVNGHLHEEGFEGILNRDEIIDSYHNLFKNKLNLWGNTTHICVLDSEGNGVSVTTTNGEGSGVLIPKTGVMLNNMLGEEDLNPLGFFKWPPYVRLPSMMSPTAVFRDGKPLLLLGSAGSNRIRSAIVQTILNYLCFKMGVADSVSAPRLHYENGEVFVEPGFPESTIDEIRRHYRTTLFKEKSLFFGGVQSVDFKFSGGGDPRRGGFVVRV, encoded by the coding sequence TTGAAGGGAGTAGTTGCGGCCGGAGATAGACTTACAGCAGAGGCAGGAGCTGAAATCTTAAAGGCTGGAGGTAACGCCTTTGATGCTGCAGTTGCAGCCTGTTTTTCCGCACCGATTACTGAACCTGCTCTGACATCGGCAGGTGGCGGAGGGTTTCTCCTCGCCGTTTCAGGTTCTGAACGACCTCTCCTCTACGACTTTTTTGTGGACGTTCCCCCAAAAAGGATTGAATCTCCTGAATTCTATCCCATTGAGGTTGACTTTGGAGACACCAAGCAGACCTTCCACATAGGAGCCGGTTCAGTTGCCGTTCCCGGATTTGTTGCAGGTCTCTTAAGGGTTCACACAGAAAGGGGGAAGCTCCCTCTAAGGGAGGTTCTCTCCGTTGCTGTTGAGTATGCAAAGAGGGGAGTAAAGCTTTCAAAACTCCAGGCTTCTTTCATTAAGCTCCTTGAACCGATATTTACTGCAACTCCCGAGTCAAGGGAGCTCTACGCTCCCGACGGAAAACTCATAGACAGTGAAAGGGAATTTAAAAATCCCGACTATGCCGATTTTTTGGAGCTCCTTTCTGAGGAAGGTCAGTGGGCTTTTTACGAGGGGGAGATTGCCGATGAGATAGATAGAATTATGAGGGAGAGGGGAGGAATACTTAGGAAGGAGGACCTTGAGAGGTACAAGGTAGTTGAGAGAAAACCCATTAAGGTAAATTTCAAGGACTACGAGGTCTTTACAAATCCCCCTCCATCCTCCGGCGGGATTCTTATAGGATTTACACTTAAACTTCTCTCAAGGGTTGAATTTGACGAATGGGGTTCAGTTCTCCACGCTGGAGCTCTCATTGAGTCCATGAGAACAACTCAGAAGTTTAGAAAGGACTTTGTCAACGGGCATCTTCACGAGGAGGGATTTGAAGGGATACTAAACAGGGATGAAATTATAGACTCCTACCACAACCTTTTTAAGAACAAATTAAATCTTTGGGGAAATACAACCCACATATGCGTTCTAGACTCTGAGGGTAACGGTGTTTCAGTTACAACGACAAACGGCGAGGGTTCCGGTGTTTTAATTCCAAAAACCGGTGTTATGCTAAACAACATGTTGGGAGAGGAGGATTTAAATCCTTTGGGCTTCTTTAAGTGGCCTCCCTACGTAAGGCTTCCTTCTATGATGTCCCCAACGGCAGTTTTTAGGGATGGAAAACCCCTCCTCCTCTTAGGAAGCGCCGGTAGCAACAGGATAAGGAGCGCAATAGTTCAAACCATTCTAAACTACCTATGTTTTAAAATGGGCGTGGCTGATAGCGTCTCAGCCCCGAGGCTCCACTACGAAAATGGAGAGGTCTTTGTAGAGCCGGGATTTCCTGAGAGTACGATAGATGAAATTAGAAGGCATTACAGAACGACACTTTTCAAGGAGAAGAGCCTCTTCTTTGGAGGAGTTCAGTCCGTTGACTTCAAGTTTTCGGGCGGAGGAGACCCGAGGAGGGGAGGTTTTGTCGTTAGGGTCTAA